The stretch of DNA GACTGGCTCGCGCTGGACGACGACGAGGAGGTCGTCTGGTCGGGCCAGCCCGCCACCGAGTCGCTCTACGGGGCCTACCTCGTCGGCGTCCCGCTGATACTGCTGCTCGGACTCGGACTGGTGATCGTCGTCTCGGCGTACCTCCGGCAGTCCAACACGGACTACGTCATCACGACCAAGGGCGTCTACAAGAAGACGGGCGTGTTCAGCCGGGCCGTCACCGAGATCGAGTTCGACAAGATCCAGAACACCTCCTTCTCGGCGGGTGCCGTCGGCCGCTACTTCGGCTACGGCGACGTGATGATCAGCACCGCCGGCGGCTCCGGCGTCGAGATGACCCTCGACGGCGTCGCGGACCCGCAGTCGGTCCAGAAGCGACTCTCCCGACGGGTCACCGCCGCTCAGGGAGAGTCGACCGGGGAGGGCGAGCGGTCGACCGACGACGTGCTGGCCGACATCCTCGGCGAACTGCGAGCGATCCGCCGGACCCTCGACGGGGACGGGCACACGACGGACGAGTCCGAGGACGCCGGCGGCGTCGACGCCCACGACGAGGACCGAGCGCGATGAGCGCCACCGACGGGGTCCCGGTCGACGGGGAGCGCGTCGTCTGGGCCGGCCAGCCCCGCCGACGCGTCGTCCTGCAGGGCCTGGCGGCGGGGCTCCCGCTCGGGCTGATCGTGGGGCTGGTCGCGGCGCTCGTGGCGACCGGATCGCCGCTTCCGACGGCCGCCGTGGTCGCCGCCGGCGGCCTGCTGACGCTCGTCGCGGTGGCCCTGCCGGTGGTCGGCGTGTGGCTCTGGCGGCGGACCACCGGCTACGTCCTGACCGAGCGAGCGCTGTACCACCGGACCGGGCTCCTCCGGGTGACGGTGACGGAACTGCCGCTCCGACACGTCCAGAACACCTCGTTCTCCCAGGGGGTTCTCGGGACCCTGTTCGACCACGGGACCGTCGCCGTCGACACGGCCGGGAGCGCGGGGGCGGAGCTGCGGCTGCGCGCGCTCGACGACCCCGCGGCGGTCCACCGGCGGATCGCCGAGCGGGCCGCGAGCGTCCGGGGCGACCGCGACGACGACCTGCCCGGGACCCCGGAACAGTGGCGGGCCGTCCTGGACGAGGTCCGCGGACTCCGCCGGTCCCTCGCGGGCGAGTGACTACGCCGGCGGGCGGTAGCGGTCGCCGGCCTTCTCCAGTCGGCCCTCGGCGACGGCGCGTCGCAGCGCCCGGTCGACCTCCCGTTTGTCGACCGTCGTCGCGCCCATCAGCGAGTCCACCTGCGCCCGGGAGCACCAGCCGTCCTCGCCGGCCACGTCCCGGACTGTCTCGACGACGCGGGTCGTGATGTCCGTCGGCATAG from Haloarcula litorea encodes:
- a CDS encoding PH domain-containing protein; translated protein: MSTDHDWLALDDDEEVVWSGQPATESLYGAYLVGVPLILLLGLGLVIVVSAYLRQSNTDYVITTKGVYKKTGVFSRAVTEIEFDKIQNTSFSAGAVGRYFGYGDVMISTAGGSGVEMTLDGVADPQSVQKRLSRRVTAAQGESTGEGERSTDDVLADILGELRAIRRTLDGDGHTTDESEDAGGVDAHDEDRAR
- a CDS encoding PH domain-containing protein, with the protein product MSATDGVPVDGERVVWAGQPRRRVVLQGLAAGLPLGLIVGLVAALVATGSPLPTAAVVAAGGLLTLVAVALPVVGVWLWRRTTGYVLTERALYHRTGLLRVTVTELPLRHVQNTSFSQGVLGTLFDHGTVAVDTAGSAGAELRLRALDDPAAVHRRIAERAASVRGDRDDDLPGTPEQWRAVLDEVRGLRRSLAGE